A window from Alkalicoccobacillus plakortidis encodes these proteins:
- a CDS encoding metallophosphoesterase family protein, whose product MKFLYFTDTHIRGTTPKNRLDTFSETIKLKLTEVMQIAEKEQVDLMLHGGDVFDRPDLSPNVVGQFAKLFREVQIPIYAISGNHDTFGHNPDTISRTMLGLLDSFGIMTIIHPDEPLLIEKDGVKVQISGQPYHYDLDQRDVKLDYYPINQHNADYMIHLVHSMLVEKALPEGIPHTLVDHIWTTPADVVLTGHFHGGFGIKEQDGKFICNPGAISRINNHWMELNRLPKVVIGEVTKSGITLREQVLTTAKKGEDVLDRTYVEKALNQEEKLNAFVQQVREQSDFKNLHMNDIIRELASLSNVEDRVKQEALRRMTQVEESWGGDMDE is encoded by the coding sequence ATGAAATTTCTTTATTTTACAGATACGCATATCCGTGGAACAACACCAAAAAATAGGCTGGATACATTCTCTGAAACGATTAAGCTAAAGTTAACAGAGGTCATGCAGATTGCTGAAAAAGAACAAGTTGATCTCATGCTACATGGAGGAGATGTATTTGATCGTCCTGATTTGTCGCCAAATGTAGTTGGTCAGTTTGCTAAACTGTTTCGTGAAGTTCAGATTCCGATTTATGCGATTTCAGGCAACCATGATACGTTTGGACATAATCCTGATACCATTTCTCGAACGATGCTTGGTCTACTTGATTCATTTGGAATTATGACGATTATTCACCCAGATGAGCCGTTACTTATTGAAAAGGATGGTGTAAAGGTTCAGATATCTGGACAACCGTATCACTATGACCTAGACCAACGTGATGTGAAGCTAGATTATTATCCAATTAATCAACATAATGCAGATTATATGATCCATCTTGTCCACAGTATGTTAGTTGAAAAAGCACTACCTGAAGGAATTCCTCATACACTTGTTGATCATATTTGGACTACACCTGCAGATGTCGTTTTGACGGGCCATTTTCATGGAGGCTTTGGCATTAAAGAGCAAGATGGAAAGTTCATTTGTAATCCTGGGGCCATCTCACGAATTAATAATCATTGGATGGAGCTTAACAGGCTTCCAAAGGTTGTTATTGGTGAGGTTACAAAATCAGGTATTACATTAAGGGAACAAGTGCTAACAACCGCTAAAAAAGGGGAGGATGTACTTGATCGAACATATGTGGAAAAGGCATTAAATCAAGAAGAAAAATTAAATGCATTTGTTCAGCAAGTGAGAGAACAAAGTGATTTTAAAAACCTACATATGAACGATATTATTCGTGAGCTTGCGTCGCTATCAAATGTTGAAGATCGAGTGAAGCAAGAAGCCCTTCGGCGAATGACCCAGGTAGAGGAAAGCTGGGGAGGTGACATGGATGAGTAA
- the recA gene encoding recombinase RecA — translation MSDRKAALDMALRQIEKQFGKGSIMKLGDQTDQRIATISSGSLALDIALGVGGYPRGRIIEVYGPESSGKTTVSLHAIAEVQANGGTAAFIDAEHALDPVYAQKLGVNVEELLLSQPDTGEQALEIAEALVRSGAVDIIVIDSVAALVPKAEIEGDMGDSHVGLQARLMSQALRKLSGAISKSKTIALFINQIREKIGVMFGNPETTPGGRALKFYSSVRLEVRRAETLKQGNDMVGNKTRIKVVKNKVAPPFKQAEVDIMYGEGISRQGSVLDIAAELDIVLKSGAWYSFNEERIGQGRENSKIFLKENPKMMAEIEGLIRAHHGLDGQVEVPAPSKDEFEDVPLDLK, via the coding sequence ATGAGTGACCGTAAAGCAGCATTAGATATGGCTCTGCGCCAAATCGAAAAACAATTTGGTAAAGGGTCTATTATGAAATTAGGGGATCAAACTGATCAACGAATTGCAACCATCTCAAGTGGCTCACTTGCGTTGGACATTGCATTAGGTGTAGGTGGATATCCGCGTGGACGTATAATTGAAGTGTATGGTCCAGAGTCTTCTGGTAAAACAACGGTATCTCTTCATGCGATTGCTGAAGTGCAAGCTAATGGTGGAACGGCTGCTTTTATTGATGCCGAGCATGCGCTTGATCCTGTTTATGCCCAAAAACTTGGAGTAAACGTAGAGGAATTACTTCTTTCACAGCCAGATACAGGAGAACAGGCACTTGAGATTGCAGAAGCACTTGTTCGTAGTGGAGCTGTAGATATTATTGTTATTGATAGTGTGGCTGCACTTGTACCAAAGGCGGAAATTGAAGGAGATATGGGAGACAGTCACGTAGGTCTTCAAGCCCGCCTGATGTCTCAGGCGCTTCGTAAGCTTTCTGGTGCGATTAGCAAATCGAAAACCATTGCGTTGTTTATTAACCAAATCCGTGAGAAAATCGGTGTTATGTTTGGTAACCCTGAAACAACTCCTGGTGGTCGTGCCCTTAAGTTCTATTCATCTGTTAGACTTGAAGTTCGTCGTGCAGAAACACTAAAACAAGGAAACGATATGGTAGGGAATAAGACACGAATTAAGGTTGTCAAAAACAAAGTAGCTCCTCCATTTAAACAAGCTGAAGTAGATATCATGTATGGGGAAGGTATCTCTAGACAAGGTTCTGTTCTTGATATCGCAGCAGAACTAGATATCGTTTTAAAAAGTGGAGCATGGTACTCATTTAATGAAGAGAGAATTGGCCAAGGGCGAGAGAATTCTAAGATTTTCTTGAAAGAAAATCCAAAAATGATGGCAGAAATCGAAGGACTAATTCGTGCGCATCATGGACTAGACGGACAGGTAGAAGTGCCGGCTCCATCGAAGGACGAATTTGAAGATGTTCCATTAGACTTAAAATAA
- a CDS encoding DEAD/DEAH box helicase, which produces MTYFTDFKISDPVKRAIQDMGFEEPSPIQEKAIPAILSGGDVIGQAQTGTGKTAAFGIPVVDKVSNDPYIQALILTPTRELAIQVSGELQKLSVHKRIRTLPIYGGQSIGHQIRALKQGVHVVIGTPGRILDHLRRQTLKLDKVHTVVLDEADEMLDMGFVEDIESILSNVSTNRQTLLFSATMPYAIRKLSHKYMNNPKTVTINKGEVTAPLVEQRYFKVLERNKIDSLCRIIDSDDVELGILFCRTKKGVAELTEALQARGYLADGLHGDLSQSQRDVVMQKFRDASIEFLIATDVAARGIDVQNVTHVINYDIPQDPESYVHRIGRTGRAGRTGLALTLVTPREMKHLRSIEQEIKMMIPTHDVPTIEEVVEKQQNTWKNLVSDTINSKGKDKELFGPLVTELLTDYSAEEVVQALLTLQFSSDSASEESGYQFGETGGAPGMIRFFINVGRNVKLTPKILSEEIARLVGIPAESIGRIDIFDNFTFVDVPEDSAPFVYEALRHSRINGARVNLEPAKPRPKRTNRSNTTTRS; this is translated from the coding sequence ATGACTTATTTTACAGATTTTAAGATTTCGGACCCGGTCAAACGTGCGATCCAAGACATGGGTTTTGAAGAGCCTTCTCCTATTCAAGAGAAGGCAATACCGGCTATTCTTAGTGGTGGAGACGTGATCGGGCAGGCTCAAACCGGTACTGGTAAAACAGCTGCATTTGGGATTCCTGTGGTTGATAAAGTTTCAAACGATCCTTATATTCAGGCGTTGATTTTGACTCCAACAAGAGAGCTCGCCATCCAGGTATCAGGAGAGCTTCAAAAGCTATCTGTGCATAAACGAATTCGGACGCTTCCGATTTATGGTGGACAATCGATTGGTCACCAGATTCGTGCCTTAAAGCAAGGTGTGCACGTCGTGATTGGTACGCCTGGCCGAATCCTTGACCATCTTCGTCGCCAAACACTTAAATTAGACAAGGTGCACACGGTGGTTCTTGATGAAGCGGATGAAATGCTTGATATGGGTTTTGTAGAAGATATTGAATCAATTTTAAGTAATGTTAGTACAAACAGACAGACGCTTCTTTTTTCCGCTACTATGCCTTATGCAATCCGTAAGCTATCTCACAAATACATGAATAACCCAAAAACCGTTACCATTAATAAAGGAGAAGTAACAGCGCCTCTTGTGGAACAACGGTATTTTAAGGTTCTCGAACGCAATAAAATCGACTCTCTCTGTCGAATTATTGACAGTGATGATGTGGAACTTGGTATTCTCTTCTGCAGAACAAAAAAAGGGGTAGCAGAGTTAACCGAGGCCTTACAAGCTCGTGGTTATTTAGCAGACGGTTTACATGGTGATCTGTCTCAGTCACAACGAGATGTTGTGATGCAGAAATTTCGTGATGCCTCGATTGAATTTTTGATCGCAACGGATGTAGCAGCTCGTGGAATTGATGTGCAAAATGTGACTCATGTCATTAATTATGATATTCCTCAAGATCCTGAGAGTTATGTACACCGGATCGGTCGAACGGGGCGTGCAGGGCGTACCGGTTTAGCCTTAACTTTAGTTACACCACGAGAAATGAAACACCTACGATCAATTGAACAAGAGATTAAAATGATGATTCCGACTCATGATGTACCAACAATTGAAGAAGTTGTTGAGAAGCAGCAGAATACATGGAAGAATCTAGTCTCAGACACCATTAATTCAAAAGGGAAAGATAAAGAACTTTTTGGACCATTGGTGACAGAGCTCCTAACGGATTATTCAGCAGAGGAAGTCGTTCAAGCGTTACTAACACTTCAGTTTTCCTCGGATTCAGCCTCTGAAGAATCTGGCTATCAGTTTGGTGAGACGGGAGGAGCCCCAGGCATGATTCGTTTCTTTATTAATGTCGGCCGAAATGTCAAACTCACACCAAAAATCCTTTCGGAAGAGATTGCTAGATTAGTTGGTATACCTGCTGAGAGCATTGGAAGAATTGATATTTTTGATAATTTCACGTTTGTTGATGTTCCTGAGGATTCGGCTCCATTTGTGTATGAGGCCTTACGTCATTCCCGTATTAATGGCGCCAGAGTGAATCTTGAACCAGCAAAACCACGTCCAAAACGAACAAACCGAAGTAATACAACCACGCGTTCATAA
- a CDS encoding competence/damage-inducible protein A produces MNAEILAVGSELLLGQITNTNAQYLSKQLAEIGIDVYVHTVVGDNEARLAQSIELAANRADLVILTGGLGPTKDDLTKETVAAFCGRGLVHDKEALSSIEAYFEKRQRPMSPNNRKQALVIEGSTVLTNHTGMAPGMFLETDKCKLVLMPGPPKELQPMFEIELKPLLLDGSGTAITSRVLRYYGIGESQLETDLEDLIDAQTNPTIAPLAGNSEVKLRLTVKHTDENEAIRLLDETEELIQKRVGEFFYGYGEIGLMEQVTLHLKEAGLTVSAAESFTGGLFTVGLTSFKGSSSIFYGGISAYSTHVKENVLHVSKETIKQSGVVSESCAREMASAVRKMFSTDIGVSFTGVAGPDPQEGKEPGTVYIAIVGPDNTETVYPLLLSGSRQAIRERAVKYCCFYLLTEIKRWNATK; encoded by the coding sequence ATGAATGCTGAAATTCTTGCAGTAGGATCAGAGCTTTTATTAGGTCAGATTACAAATACTAATGCACAGTATCTTTCTAAGCAGCTTGCTGAAATAGGGATCGATGTCTATGTACATACGGTAGTTGGTGACAATGAAGCGAGATTGGCACAATCGATAGAACTTGCAGCAAATCGGGCAGATCTAGTTATTTTAACCGGAGGACTTGGTCCAACAAAGGATGATCTTACAAAAGAGACGGTTGCAGCATTTTGTGGTCGAGGTTTAGTTCATGACAAAGAAGCACTTTCATCAATCGAAGCCTATTTCGAAAAACGACAACGACCAATGTCACCAAATAACCGAAAACAAGCATTGGTCATTGAAGGTTCAACCGTTTTAACCAATCACACAGGTATGGCTCCGGGTATGTTTCTTGAGACAGACAAATGTAAGCTTGTTTTGATGCCTGGTCCACCAAAGGAATTACAACCTATGTTTGAGATTGAACTGAAACCACTTTTACTAGATGGTTCAGGAACGGCTATTACATCTCGGGTTTTACGTTACTATGGCATTGGAGAATCTCAGCTTGAAACAGATCTTGAAGACTTGATTGATGCTCAAACCAATCCAACCATTGCACCTCTTGCCGGTAATAGCGAGGTAAAACTTCGTTTGACTGTAAAACATACGGATGAGAACGAAGCTATACGATTATTGGATGAGACCGAAGAGCTAATTCAAAAACGAGTTGGAGAATTCTTCTACGGCTATGGCGAGATTGGTTTAATGGAGCAGGTTACACTCCATTTAAAAGAGGCAGGTTTAACGGTTTCTGCTGCTGAAAGCTTTACAGGTGGTCTATTCACGGTTGGTCTAACATCATTTAAAGGCTCATCATCCATTTTTTATGGTGGAATTTCTGCTTATTCAACTCATGTGAAGGAGAATGTACTACATGTGTCGAAAGAAACCATTAAGCAAAGTGGGGTAGTAAGTGAGTCTTGTGCAAGGGAAATGGCAAGTGCTGTACGAAAGATGTTCTCAACAGATATCGGGGTTTCCTTCACTGGAGTGGCTGGACCAGATCCTCAGGAAGGAAAAGAGCCGGGTACTGTCTATATCGCCATTGTTGGACCAGATAATACAGAGACCGTTTATCCTCTTCTGTTAAGTGGTAGTCGGCAAGCGATTCGAGAGCGTGCTGTAAAGTATTGCTGCTTCTACTTGTTGACCGAAATAAAAAGGTGGAATGCAACAAAATGA